CAGGTAGACATCACACACACCTTGCTCACATTACTATCGCATATTTAAaaagcaaataaaatataaaaatttgttttacgCAAAATGAGTAAAGCATCTGAAAGTAATAAGAATATGGATGATCAAAGGTGATATAAGAATGAGAGTAGTgttaaagagaaaaatgacgcaaatgataaaacaaataacaaaaaatgatgCAAAAACTTAGGGGAATAgaatatattcctttttttcaacatttttaaactactataaatgaataaattatattgtgcattagtttataaaaatacgAAAGCAACgatagcaaaaaaaaaaaaaaaaaaaaaaaaaaaaaaaaaagcaaaattaaaaGCAAAAGCAGTTGCAACAGCAGTTGCAACAGCAGTTACGACAGAAGTAGCAATGgttgttttattttcaaaattgttctattttttcttcaattGTAGAATACACTTTGAtgaaaaagacaaaaaaaaattgtttttgtATGGTTATGAACAACAGTTACTATATGGTACATATATTATGacaacacaaaaaaaaaaaaaaaaaaaattaaaaagtggAAGAATCGAGAAAAGTGAAAGAGACATTATCATAATGTGGAATATAATccttatatatgcatacacacacacatacaaatatatgcatatatatatatatatatatatatatatatatttttgtacgtatttatatatatttatttatgcacCCATAAATCTTCAATTCAGGAAGAATAAATTGGAAACTCGccgaaaaaaagaaaataacgaaatacCCGATAAATACTATGAAAAATTTGTGGAATAATAGCATAGCTAATTggttcaatttatttttttttttttttacaaataaatatagtcTAGTCAAATAAAACGTAGTTGTATATAACCTAGTCAAGCAGAAAATAGTCAAGTATAAGGTAGCATAACAAATGTAGCCTGGCATGTAGTAGCATATAGAAGCgtaacatgaaaaaaaaaaaaaaaaaaaaaaaaaaaaaaaaaaaaaataaataaataaataaaataatagtggcataaatagtaataacaagaGGAAGTCAAATTGCACAGCATAGCGATGTACGAAGAAGTGTTCGCAATgaggagaaaaaataaaaataaaattaatagcaTGAAAGGAATAggcaaaaaaagaatatatcatatatagcACATAGTATATAGGCAGGgagtaaaatttaaaaatagtaaacatTGAGTCTATTTCGAGTgaaaacattattattttattttatttttattttttttcgtttgtttgtttgtttatttttagcTTACCACAATTTATAGAGAATTATTCTAAAGATGTCGAAAAACTaaacgaaatgaaaaaacaaaaaaagttgAATGCAGCgtctaaaataattaaaaaaaagaacaaactAACACCAGCCAAAGTACAGTTTGCTAAGCAGAGGTCAAACATCTCGATGAACCGAGTAATTAAAGGAGCTAGCTTagattacaaaaaattaaatacacaaacattaaaaaataaaaaagcggttaattctattttaaaaaagaaaacaataaataaaagcatagataagaagaaaaaaattgtggaactaaagaataaaaatttaccattaggtaaacaaaaaacaaaaaaatatcttattgcctcaaaaaaaaaagaggatgtaataaataaacaaaagggggatggaaaaaatgacaaaaaaaaaaaagaagaaaaaacaaaaaagaacggaaaaataaataaaaacgaaaaggaaaaaaaagaagaaaaaggaaaaaataaactgaaaaaggaaaataaaaatggagaTAAAGGTggaaaaagtgaaaaaaataaaaatgatgataaaagagaaaaagctAAAAACGATAAAgtagttataaaaaaaattggaaaaaatgaaaaggataaaattgatgaaaagacagataagaacaaaaaagaaaatgaaaaaaaaaaagaaaaaagtaaagagaaggaaaaaaatgatgaaaagagtaaaaaagataagttaaaaaaagagGACAAAAAGGACGAAAAGGAGGAGGataaggataaaaataaagacaaAAAGGATAAGccaaaaaaagatgaaaagaAGGACGATAAggataaaaaggaaaagaaggaTAATAAGAAGGACAAGAAGGAGGATAAAAAGGACGATAAAAAGGACGATAAGAAGATTGACAAACGGGACGATAAGAAGGTTGATAAACGGGATGACAAAAAGGATGACAAAGGGGATGACAAGAAggttaaaaagaatattttaaaaactcAAAAAACTAAAAAGTAAAGTGTCAAATGATACCCTCACTCAGTCAAATCTAAGTCAAATGTCGACATTGTAAAAGAATTTATCTTTCTCTATATAACTTTAATACTAACTTAAAAAGCTTCAAACATATATTGGACTTCTTTAGCATGAGCAAACGTACAtctgaatatatgtatatacgtacacgTATACATACTATTTTATAACAACGAAAAGGTAAGCATTGACCGAAGTGATACATGATAACCAATTTAATCGTAGCGAGAacagaacaaaaaaaggTGCGTTACAGAATGTGCACACAGATGAAACCGGTAAAATGAATAGCTACAAAATAATCACTTATAAATATGCGGCTGCAAAATGATACATTGAAAAATAGCATTTTACTAAACAGTGTTtctggaaaaa
This genomic interval from Plasmodium brasilianum strain Bolivian I chromosome 13, whole genome shotgun sequence contains the following:
- a CDS encoding hypothetical protein (conserved Plasmodium protein); protein product: MSKASESNKNMDDQRIHFDEKDKKKLFLYGYEQQLLYGRINWKLAEKKKITKYPINTMKNLWNNSIANCLPQFIENYSKDVEKLNEMKKQKKLNAASKIIKKKNKLTPAKVQFAKQRSNISMNRVIKGASLDYKKLNTQTLKNKKAVNSILKKKTINKSIDKKKKIVELKNKNLPLGKQKTKKYLIASKKKEDVINKQKGDGKNDKKKKEEKTKKNGKINKNEKEKKEEKGKNKLKKENKNGDKGGKSEKNKNDDKREKAKNDKVVIKKIGKNEKDKIDEKTDKNKKENEKKKEKSKEKEKNDEKSKKDKLKKEDKKDEKEEDKDKNKDKKDKPKKDEKKDDKDKKEKKDNKKDKKEDKKDDKKDDKKIDKRDDKKVDKRDDKKDDKGDDKKVKKNILKTQKTKK